A window of Methanophagales archaeon contains these coding sequences:
- a CDS encoding helix-turn-helix domain-containing protein, giving the protein MNSKAYTKDELLPPRIAAPMLGISRKTLWLWTKKGKIKAVRTPTGRFLYPLSEVKKVLNAMYGFPASLCDRL; this is encoded by the coding sequence ATGAACTCAAAAGCATATACGAAAGACGAATTACTGCCACCAAGAATAGCAGCACCTATGTTGGGAATATCACGTAAAACACTATGGTTATGGACAAAAAAAGGGAAAATAAAGGCGGTGAGGACGCCAACCGGCAGATTCCTCTACCCACTGTCCGAAGTCAAAAAAGTATTAAACGCTATGTATGGCTTTCCCGCATCACTGTGTGACCGTTT